Proteins encoded in a region of the Mesoflavibacter profundi genome:
- a CDS encoding sensor histidine kinase gives MNSLLKRQVRKYLSDDLANSQDLKKFLEAINSSYLNFEDQFAMQQRAMTISSDELFEANKQLREEAIAQQAVIDKLKRVLDSLKSYNLQDKLKVEQVDFDGLKLIEFIDNQTTEIVRINKQREELLSELAYQNQELSDYAHMVSHDLKSPLRAIDTLTAWLKEDFKNSIDVNGNKQLDLIRENVEKMDTLINGILEYSTIGKNQEQIYDVDTNLIVDDVLQIIQAPKQVTVIKHNLPVINGDKYRLQQLFQNLISNAIKYNDKATPKLEIGAEDKQQYWQFYVKDNGKGIDQAYFDKIFKTFEKLENNPDSSGIGLSIVKKIIDLYEGKIWLESTLGVGTTFYFTLKKDLNGTT, from the coding sequence ATGAACTCTTTATTAAAACGTCAAGTACGCAAATATTTATCAGATGACTTAGCTAATAGTCAAGATTTAAAAAAGTTTTTAGAAGCTATAAATAGTTCTTATTTAAACTTTGAAGATCAATTTGCAATGCAACAACGTGCTATGACTATAAGTTCTGACGAGCTTTTTGAGGCTAACAAACAATTACGCGAAGAAGCAATTGCACAGCAAGCAGTAATAGATAAATTAAAACGCGTATTAGACTCTTTAAAATCGTATAATTTACAAGACAAACTTAAGGTAGAACAAGTGGATTTTGACGGTTTAAAATTAATAGAATTTATAGATAATCAAACCACAGAAATTGTTAGGATTAACAAGCAAAGAGAAGAGTTGCTGTCAGAATTAGCCTATCAAAATCAAGAGTTAAGCGATTATGCGCACATGGTATCTCATGATTTAAAATCTCCTTTAAGAGCAATAGATACATTAACCGCTTGGCTAAAAGAAGATTTTAAAAATAGTATTGATGTAAACGGTAATAAACAACTTGATTTAATAAGAGAAAATGTAGAAAAAATGGATACCTTAATTAATGGTATTTTAGAATATTCTACCATTGGTAAAAATCAAGAACAAATTTACGATGTAGATACAAATCTAATAGTAGACGATGTGTTGCAAATTATACAAGCACCAAAACAAGTAACCGTTATAAAACACAATTTACCTGTAATTAATGGTGATAAATATAGATTGCAACAATTATTTCAAAATCTAATAAGCAACGCCATAAAGTATAATGATAAGGCTACTCCAAAATTAGAAATAGGCGCAGAAGACAAACAGCAGTATTGGCAATTTTATGTAAAAGATAATGGTAAAGGTATAGATCAGGCTTATTTTGATAAAATTTTTAAAACCTTCGAAAAGTTAGAAAACAATCCAGATTCCTCAGGAATAGGCTTATCCATAGTAAAAAAAATAATAGATTTATATGAAGGGAAAATTTGGTTAGAATCTACTTTAGGTGTTGGTACAACCTTCTATTTCACTTTAAAAAAAGATTTAAATGGAACAACCTAA
- a CDS encoding FIST signal transduction protein, producing the protein MKTVQLKKKIHQDWQYLSPKITLVNPLVLVFGNRYMLENQTIYSQIRAMFPDGHLVFGSTSGDITAKEVDDQSITITAIQFENTTFNIKTCNLLDSGYDSFKTGEHLINQFNPDRLKYVFILSEGSFINGSDLTKGLNATIQKDILISGGLCGDAARFEKTLASYNENPKPGEIIAIGFYGDTFEASCSIYGGWTPFGPERIVTKSTSNILYELDGKPALDLYKKYLGEKSKDLPGAALLYPLNVKIENEKQSFVRTILNINEEENAMILAGDIPENSRVQLMMTNVDNIANASEMAAKQALEQRQNKQQLAILVSCIGRKLVLDQRVEEEIEEVVNVVGKDTVITGFYSYGEIAPFYKETNCQLHNQTMTITLISE; encoded by the coding sequence ATGAAAACTGTTCAGCTTAAAAAAAAAATACATCAAGATTGGCAATACTTATCACCTAAAATAACTTTAGTAAATCCTCTAGTTTTAGTATTTGGTAATAGATATATGTTAGAAAATCAAACAATCTATTCCCAAATAAGAGCTATGTTTCCTGATGGACATTTGGTGTTTGGATCTACAAGCGGTGATATAACAGCAAAAGAAGTAGACGATCAATCCATTACTATAACGGCAATACAATTTGAAAATACCACTTTTAATATTAAAACCTGTAACTTATTAGATTCGGGTTACGATAGTTTTAAAACAGGAGAACATTTAATCAATCAGTTTAATCCCGATAGATTAAAATATGTATTTATATTATCTGAAGGTAGTTTTATAAATGGTAGCGATTTAACAAAAGGGCTAAACGCCACAATCCAAAAAGACATATTAATTTCTGGCGGATTATGTGGCGATGCTGCACGATTTGAAAAAACTTTAGCCTCTTATAACGAAAATCCAAAACCAGGAGAAATTATTGCAATAGGATTTTATGGTGATACTTTTGAAGCGTCTTGCTCTATTTATGGCGGTTGGACACCATTTGGACCAGAACGTATTGTCACAAAATCTACCTCTAATATTTTATACGAATTAGACGGAAAACCAGCATTAGATTTATACAAAAAATATTTAGGCGAAAAATCAAAAGATTTACCAGGCGCAGCATTATTATATCCTTTAAACGTTAAAATAGAAAACGAAAAACAATCTTTTGTTAGAACAATTTTAAATATAAACGAGGAAGAAAATGCAATGATTTTAGCAGGAGATATACCAGAAAATTCTAGAGTCCAATTAATGATGACCAATGTAGATAATATTGCAAATGCATCAGAAATGGCTGCTAAACAAGCATTAGAACAAAGACAAAACAAACAACAATTAGCAATTTTGGTTAGTTGTATAGGCAGAAAGTTGGTTTTAGATCAACGTGTAGAAGAAGAAATTGAAGAAGTAGTAAATGTTGTTGGAAAAGATACAGTAATAACAGGCTTTTATTCTTATGGCGAAATAGCGCCATTTTATAAAGAAACCAATTGCCAATTACACAATCAAACCATGACAATTACTTTAATAAGCGAATAA
- a CDS encoding PAS domain S-box protein yields MSQDNQQLKLLQRALEREKAARKAAEKILEEKSRELYTTSQQLQNLLDEKSNQLQGVFENIIDAYVVMDLQGNVLKFNEAATKLFGYNIEEEQVNVVDLIYKEDYEYAMSSFFQLYTNGFFKDYEARAYTKSKAVKWVHINASIIYDKQKKPIAAQGIVRDITEDKRLKKQFEDQKNQLSIIINNSPIGISLSRTEDKGLLLINQSLSNMLGYTREEFNKMQVQDITHPEDEEVSRNYREQLFNGDIDRFNLEKRYIKKDGSILWAKTNVIAVRNASGDIDYQVATIEDVSKEYHAKQKLIESENRLFTLIQNLDSGVLLEDENRSIVLTNTKFCELFKIPLKPEELIGQDCSNAAQQSKGLFKNPEQFVQRINDVLKSKDTVLADELIMCDGKILERDFIPIIENNKYRGHLWSYRDVTLKRTYSKTLEAQKQKYYSIIANMDLGLIESDLDGRITMVNQSLLKMTGYNEEEILGKRGRDIFPVNSNDHKVKQIIDKRNNTETTTFELEVKRKNGEKRFWFVSGSSNLDSENNKTGSLDVVLDITDLKTLELQKEKLLQRLEKSNDELQEYAHVVSHDLKSPLRSIHALISWLKEDNKGKLDQTSLNNIDLIEGTLEKMEQLISDVLNYSSVGSEISQKKQVDLCKMVKHILGMLYIPEHITIEVKQDLPTVNGDATKLQQLFQNLLSNAIKFIDKPKGLIEIDVQEKGAFYQFSIKDNGIGIEKKFHEKIFKIFHALNKSKDSTGIGLSIVKKIVNLHEGEIWLESEPKIGTTFYFTLKK; encoded by the coding sequence ATGAGTCAAGATAATCAACAGCTTAAACTACTACAACGCGCTTTAGAAAGAGAAAAAGCTGCAAGAAAAGCTGCTGAAAAAATCCTTGAAGAAAAATCAAGAGAACTTTATACCACTTCACAACAACTTCAAAACCTTTTAGACGAAAAATCTAATCAGCTACAAGGTGTTTTCGAGAATATTATAGACGCTTACGTTGTAATGGATTTACAAGGTAATGTCTTAAAATTTAATGAAGCTGCAACAAAACTATTTGGTTATAACATAGAAGAAGAGCAAGTTAATGTTGTAGATTTAATCTATAAAGAAGATTATGAGTATGCCATGTCTTCTTTTTTTCAATTATATACAAATGGTTTTTTTAAAGATTATGAAGCTAGAGCATACACAAAATCTAAAGCAGTTAAATGGGTACACATTAATGCCAGTATAATTTACGATAAGCAAAAAAAACCTATTGCAGCTCAAGGTATTGTTAGAGATATTACAGAAGATAAACGACTAAAAAAACAATTTGAAGACCAAAAAAACCAATTAAGTATTATTATTAATAACTCTCCAATTGGGATTTCGTTATCCAGAACAGAAGATAAAGGATTATTACTTATAAATCAATCTTTATCCAATATGTTAGGTTATACTAGAGAAGAGTTTAATAAAATGCAAGTACAAGATATTACTCATCCAGAAGATGAAGAAGTATCTAGAAACTATAGAGAGCAGTTATTTAATGGAGACATAGATCGTTTTAATTTAGAAAAGCGCTATATAAAAAAAGACGGAAGCATACTTTGGGCTAAAACAAATGTTATTGCGGTAAGAAATGCATCTGGAGATATAGATTATCAAGTTGCTACAATCGAAGATGTATCTAAAGAATATCACGCCAAACAAAAGCTAATAGAATCTGAAAACAGACTGTTTACCCTAATTCAAAATCTAGATAGTGGTGTTTTATTGGAAGACGAAAACAGATCTATTGTACTTACAAATACTAAGTTTTGCGAGTTATTTAAAATTCCTTTAAAGCCTGAAGAATTAATAGGTCAAGATTGTTCTAATGCAGCACAACAAAGTAAAGGATTGTTTAAAAATCCAGAGCAATTTGTGCAAAGAATAAACGATGTTTTAAAATCAAAAGATACTGTACTAGCAGACGAGCTTATTATGTGCGACGGTAAAATTTTAGAAAGAGATTTTATCCCAATTATAGAAAACAATAAGTATCGCGGACATTTATGGTCGTATAGAGATGTAACTTTAAAAAGAACATACAGTAAAACATTAGAAGCGCAAAAACAAAAATACTACAGCATAATCGCTAATATGGATTTAGGATTAATCGAGTCTGATTTAGACGGTAGAATTACTATGGTAAATCAAAGTCTTCTAAAAATGACTGGTTATAATGAAGAAGAAATTCTTGGTAAAAGAGGTCGAGATATTTTTCCTGTAAATTCTAACGATCACAAAGTAAAACAGATTATAGATAAAAGAAATAATACAGAAACTACTACTTTTGAGCTTGAAGTAAAACGAAAAAATGGTGAAAAAAGATTTTGGTTTGTAAGTGGATCTTCAAATTTAGATTCAGAAAATAACAAAACAGGAAGTCTTGATGTGGTTTTAGATATAACCGATTTAAAAACATTAGAGCTTCAAAAAGAAAAACTGTTACAACGATTAGAAAAAAGTAACGACGAGTTGCAAGAATACGCTCATGTTGTATCGCACGACTTAAAATCGCCTTTAAGAAGTATTCATGCATTAATTAGTTGGCTAAAAGAAGATAATAAAGGTAAACTAGATCAAACCAGTCTTAACAATATAGATTTAATAGAAGGCACATTAGAGAAAATGGAGCAATTAATATCAGATGTATTAAATTACTCTAGTGTAGGATCAGAAATTTCTCAAAAAAAACAAGTCGACTTATGCAAAATGGTAAAGCATATTTTAGGTATGCTTTACATTCCGGAGCATATTACGATAGAAGTAAAACAAGACTTACCTACTGTAAATGGTGATGCGACAAAGCTTCAGCAATTGTTTCAAAATTTATTAAGCAATGCCATTAAGTTTATAGATAAACCAAAAGGTTTAATAGAAATAGATGTACAAGAAAAAGGTGCATTTTATCAATTTTCTATTAAAGATAATGGTATAGGAATAGAAAAGAAGTTTCATGAAAAGATTTTTAAAATATTTCATGCCTTAAATAAAAGTAAAGATTCTACAGGTATTGGCTTATCTATTGTTAAAAAAATAGTCAACTTACATGAAGGCGAAATTTGGCTAGAAAGTGAACCTAAGATAGGTACAACATTTTATTTCACCTTAAAAAAATAA
- a CDS encoding heme NO-binding domain-containing protein, translated as MKGIVFTEFLELVEDKFGLEMVDSIIANSNLESNGVYTAVGTYSFSEMLQLLQNLSDNTGISIDNLLLVYAEHFFGVIEDSYPGLLATYKDAIEMLSSIENHIHVEVKKIYPDAELPKFEVVEKTDKSLTMIYKSSRAMHHFGLGLMNKTFEHFNQTATIVLEKIKDDGTEVKFIINKN; from the coding sequence ATGAAAGGTATTGTATTTACAGAGTTTTTAGAGTTAGTAGAAGATAAATTTGGATTAGAAATGGTAGATAGTATCATTGCTAATTCTAACTTAGAATCTAACGGAGTTTATACCGCTGTAGGTACTTACAGTTTTTCTGAAATGCTGCAATTATTGCAAAATTTAAGTGATAATACAGGAATATCTATAGATAATTTATTGCTGGTTTATGCCGAGCATTTTTTTGGTGTTATAGAAGACAGTTATCCAGGATTATTAGCAACCTATAAAGATGCAATAGAAATGCTATCTTCTATAGAAAATCACATACATGTCGAGGTAAAGAAAATTTATCCCGATGCAGAGCTGCCTAAATTTGAAGTTGTAGAAAAAACAGACAAATCGTTAACAATGATCTACAAATCAAGTAGAGCTATGCATCATTTTGGATTAGGATTAATGAATAAAACCTTCGAGCATTTTAATCAAACAGCAACCATTGTTCTAGAAAAAATAAAAGACGATGGTACAGAAGTAAAGTTTATTATTAATAAAAATTGA
- a CDS encoding response regulator — protein sequence MQQKLNVLLIEDDMIEIMKLNRTISTLNLDHNIIEANNGEDALKILEKKDNLPDIILLDLNMPKINGIEFLSILKNDDLLKYIPTIILTTSNNQKDLLECYKIGVAGYVIKPLKYEDYVSKIEKLLAYWSVNELIVV from the coding sequence ATGCAACAAAAACTTAACGTGCTTCTTATAGAAGATGACATGATAGAGATTATGAAATTGAACAGAACAATTTCTACATTAAACTTAGATCATAATATTATAGAGGCTAATAACGGGGAAGACGCATTAAAAATTTTAGAAAAAAAAGACAACTTACCTGATATAATTTTATTAGATTTAAATATGCCAAAAATTAATGGTATAGAGTTTTTAAGCATTTTAAAAAACGACGATCTTTTAAAATACATACCTACAATTATTTTAACTACATCTAACAATCAAAAGGATTTGTTAGAATGTTACAAAATAGGCGTAGCAGGTTACGTAATAAAACCATTAAAATACGAAGATTATGTTAGTAAAATAGAAAAATTACTAGCCTATTGGAGTGTAAACGAGTTAATTGTAGTGTAA